The Salicibibacter halophilus DNA window CAGGCACGGAGGGTAAATTTCCGCCCCATTTACACTATGGCCTTTATCGGGACAACGGATATTCAGAATGGTCGTTTGACCCCTATCCTTCGTTAAATTCATGGGAAACGAAAGAACGGCAGCAGGGTTAGGGGTTCTTTAAAATTGGACTAGAGGGCCATGGCAACCGAAGGAAGGGTAATTCGATTTCACCTCATATATTCCCACAAAAAACATCCGCCATGACGTTGTATCATCCCGGCGGATGTTTTTCTTTAAAACAGATGGTGCGCCCTACACTTCGATCCCGAAAAGGTTCGCGAGTAAAATAATGATAATCATAATCGGTGCTACAAATCGAAGCAAGAAGAGCCATATCTTTGCAAAAGCCTGATATTTAAAGTCTGCTTCTTCAAGCGCTGCTTTACTTTTCCATCCCCAACCGACAAAAAGGACGACAATTAAACCGCCAATCGGAAGGAAATAGCTGTCTGTAAGGACATCCACAAAATCAAGGAACGGCAGACCCGCGATCAGGAAGTCACCGAGCGGACCGCCTTGGCTTAAAGCGGACGGTATACCCACTAATGTGATCAATGCCCCAACGATAAGAGCCGCTTTTTTCCTGGTCAAATTCACTTGTCGCATCGCAAAGGAGATACTTACTTCGGCCAGTGAAATGGCGGACGTAAGCCCGGCGATAAAGACAAGGAAGAAGAAAAAGATAGCAAAGAACGTTCCGCCTGCAGCCATTTGATTAAACACTTCCGGCAGCACGACGAAGATCAATGTCGGTCCTTGATCCGCTTCGGCGCCAATGGTAAACACAGCTGTAAAAATTGCTACCGCGACCAAAATGGCAAATAGAGTGTCCAGAATCACGATGCTCGTTGCAGTACCCGGCAAACGATTGCCTGTTTGTTTTGAAAGATAGCCGCCATAGGTCACCATAATCCCCATACCCAGGGATAGTGTAAAGAACGCTTGCCCGATAGCCGCCAGATAAAGGGCAGGATCCCCCAATGCGCTCCAGTCAGGAACGAACAAAAATGACATGCCTTCTCCGGCGCCATCCAATGTTAACCCGTACCCTGCTAAAACCAAGAGAATAACGGCAAGTAAGGGCATAAAAATTTTACTGCTCAGCTCAATCCCTTTTTGAACCCCAAAATACAAAATACCAATCATAATACCCATGACAATGAATTGCCAAATGACGGGGAGGAATGCATCTCCGACGAATCCGCCGAAATATTCTTCAACGCCCCCCGGCTCCACTTGTTGGAGACTTCCGGTCAAATAACTGAACATATAGTACAAAACCCAACCGGTAATAACGGCATAAAACGACACAATTAAAAACGACGTAATAACTCCGAGCCAACCACCGATGACCCACGGTTTCGCGGGAGCCGTTTTGGAAAATGATCCAACAGCATCAAGTTGACCCTTTTTCCCAATGGAAAACTCTGCAATCATGGTCGGTAAACCAATGATAAAAATACAGATGAGGTAAACGATCAAAAAAGAAGCGCCTCCATACTCACCGGCAATGTAGGGAAAACGCCATATGTTCCCCAGGCCTACTGCCGAACCGACAGCAGCCAGCATAAAACCCAAACGTGTCGCCCATTGTTCTCTCCCTTGCATTACATGACCCCCTCAAACAAGAATATTTATAAAATTATAATTAAAATATGTCCAAATGTCAAAAATATGAACATTTATTCATAAGGACTTTAGACATTTTTTTACATTAGTTTGTTTCATCCTCACCGGCAGGCGGGTTTTCGATTTCTGCATCCGGCGCCTGCATGTCAACTTCTTCTTCATCTCCGCTCGGGGTTATGGCCGGAATCGGCATTCCGCCGCCTTCGCCGTAATAATCAGGCACATCTCCGGGCACAAACACCATCCCTACGGGAACAAATGTGGTTGCCGTATCCTCTTCCGTGCCAAAAGGAATGACGACACGGATATCCATTTCGATCGTCAGGCCTATACGAAGCCACGTGTTATTAATCCCGACATTTTCTACCCTTTCTTCCATGTCTACATGGGGGTCGCCAACAGCGGAAAAGCTGACCGGCACTTGCGGACCGAGCTGTGCGAGCAACGCGTTATTCGTCGCCATGCCAAGGGGGATGTTGTAAATCGAGCCGTCCTCCACACGCCCTACACCTGCGTCCTCGATTTCTTCTTCCAATTCACTGGGGATATCCCCGTCTGTCATGCCTGATTCCACTTCTTCCAAATAGGAGTGGATCAGGTCAATCGCATCTTCAAGCACTTGATTATAGACAGATGCATCAAAAGCCAAAGATGAGATGTCCCCGTCTTCCGTCGTTTCCATCAACACAAGATCATCGAGATGTTCCTGATCTGTCAAATCCCTTGATACTGCCTGATTGATTGCTTGTGTAGAGATCCTTTGGGTCTCGATGGTGGCAATCGTTAATAAAGCCGGCCGAACATGTTGGTCAATGAAATATAATCCTTGTACTGTCAAAAAAATAAAGATAACCAATGAAATAAGGAAAACATAGCGAAAAGGGAGCGGACCGCCCCTGCGCTGTTTTTTTCCGTTACTTGGCAATTTTAAAGCCATACTTCCCCCTCCCCTGCTATATACATATGCAGGTAAGGACGGGTTAAACGTATTTTACTATGTAAGATTTTGTGATATCCCCCGGTATTTTAGCTCGGGGAGGATGTCACGTTTTTTTGCGATCATAGACTTGAAACCAGTAGTCATATGGGTTTTCCTCATTTTTTATCCCTTTTTCTTGCCACTTCAGTTCCCATTCACTTTTATCAAACGAAGGGAAAAAACGGTCCACTTCAAACGCTTCATCAATAAAGGTAATATAAAGCCGGTCCACATATGGAAAAGCTTGTTCATACACGTTGCTACCTCCGAGAATGACCCATTCCACCTCCGAACGATCATTTTCTGCAATAATTGTTTCAATGGCATGTGCCGTTTCGACACCTTCAACATCGAAATCTTGTTGTGTCGTTAAAACGATATTTTTGCGTTTCGGCAATGGCCTTCCTATCGCTTCAAATGTAGATCGTCCCATCACAATCGTCTTTCCGACCGTATTTTTCTTTAAAAATGAAAGGTCTGCCGGTAAATGCCAAGGCATTGCATTATCCTTCCCAATTCCACGATTCCGATCGTGGGCAACCATCATGGATAGCATTAAATCCCCCCTTATACGGCGATTGGTGCACGAATCGCCGGATGCGGTTCGTAATCTTTCAATGTAATATCATCTGCCTCCAGTTCGAAAATCGAACGTGATTGAGGTGACACAGAAACCGTTGGCAATGTGTGCGGTTCACGAGAAAGTTGGGTTTTCGCCTGTTGAAAATGATTTTGATAAAGGTGGGCATCTCCCAACGCATGGACGAATGTGCCGACGGCAAGGCCACATTCCCGTGCAATTAACTGGGTCAACAAAGCGTAACTCGCGATATTGAACGGGACGCCTATA harbors:
- the yunB gene encoding sporulation protein YunB, whose translation is MALKLPSNGKKQRRGGPLPFRYVFLISLVIFIFLTVQGLYFIDQHVRPALLTIATIETQRISTQAINQAVSRDLTDQEHLDDLVLMETTEDGDISSLAFDASVYNQVLEDAIDLIHSYLEEVESGMTDGDIPSELEEEIEDAGVGRVEDGSIYNIPLGMATNNALLAQLGPQVPVSFSAVGDPHVDMEERVENVGINNTWLRIGLTIEMDIRVVIPFGTEEDTATTFVPVGMVFVPGDVPDYYGEGGGMPIPAITPSGDEEEVDMQAPDAEIENPPAGEDETN
- a CDS encoding dihydrofolate reductase, translating into MLSMMVAHDRNRGIGKDNAMPWHLPADLSFLKKNTVGKTIVMGRSTFEAIGRPLPKRKNIVLTTQQDFDVEGVETAHAIETIIAENDRSEVEWVILGGSNVYEQAFPYVDRLYITFIDEAFEVDRFFPSFDKSEWELKWQEKGIKNEENPYDYWFQVYDRKKT
- a CDS encoding sodium-dependent transporter, which gives rise to MQGREQWATRLGFMLAAVGSAVGLGNIWRFPYIAGEYGGASFLIVYLICIFIIGLPTMIAEFSIGKKGQLDAVGSFSKTAPAKPWVIGGWLGVITSFLIVSFYAVITGWVLYYMFSYLTGSLQQVEPGGVEEYFGGFVGDAFLPVIWQFIVMGIMIGILYFGVQKGIELSSKIFMPLLAVILLVLAGYGLTLDGAGEGMSFLFVPDWSALGDPALYLAAIGQAFFTLSLGMGIMVTYGGYLSKQTGNRLPGTATSIVILDTLFAILVAVAIFTAVFTIGAEADQGPTLIFVVLPEVFNQMAAGGTFFAIFFFFLVFIAGLTSAISLAEVSISFAMRQVNLTRKKAALIVGALITLVGIPSALSQGGPLGDFLIAGLPFLDFVDVLTDSYFLPIGGLIVVLFVGWGWKSKAALEEADFKYQAFAKIWLFLLRFVAPIMIIIILLANLFGIEV